The Edaphobacter flagellatus sequence CCCTTCTCTGCGCAGTACGACAAGCTGGGATTTGGCCGCGTTGAAGTATTCACCAAGCCGGGAACGGACAAGTACCACGGCTTTTACAGCATTCAAGGTGGAGACAAGTCGTTCAACACATCGAACCCGTTTCTTGGCGCTTCGAACAATCAGCCGGACTATCACACAATCTTTATGATTGGCAGCATCAGCGGGCCGATCAATCGCTTTTCATCGTTTACGGTGGGCGGATCGCATCGCACCATCCAAGACAACAGCATCGTGAATCCGGGCGGATTCTATGCAGACCCAGCAAATCCCACCGTACCATGCAATCCGGGTACTACAGGAACGCAGAATTGCCAATATTCCACGTCTGTCCCTGAGTCGATCCGTGCAGTAGCTCACCCGCAGACACGCAGCGATATCTCGCCGCGAATTGATCTTGCATTAGGAGAGAAGAACACGCTGACGGTTCGTTATCAGTATGAGGTCAATGGTCAGCAAAATGCTGGCATAGGAAATACAACACTGGCGACTGCGGGCTATAACGCGGAGTCAAATGAAAACACGATTCAGATCAGCGATACGCAGATCGTCAATCCGCACGTCATCAACGAGACGCGGTTCGAGTATCAGCGCTCTTATGCTACGCAGGATCCGCTCAGCACGGCTCCGACGCTCTCTGTGCAGGGTATCTTTACGGCTGGCGGATCGAGCCAGGGCACACAACGCAGTACCCAGAACCATATCGAGGTGCAGAACTACACTTCGGTAGCGCTGGAGAAGCACTTTATGCGACTCGGCGGACGCTTGCGTACGACGAGTGAGGATCTAACCTCGACGCAGGGACAGAACGGAACGTTTACTTATTCGTTCTTGCTCGATCCGTGCACCGATCCCAAGCAAACCAATAAGCCAAGCGCCTGTGCAGGTGTGACGACGAAGTGCACGGTGCTGAGCATCTCTTCGTATCAGTGCGGTACGCCGGGTCAGTACGCCGTTACGAAGATCAATCAGGAGACGGTGCATAGTCGTCTGACGGATGTGGGTTTGTACGCCGAAGATGACTGGAAGCCAAAGCCAAACCTGACGCTGAGCGCCGGAATTCGTTACGAGGCGCAGAACGTTATCAACAGTAATCACGACTTTGCGCCGCGTATCTCGTTCGCGTGGGGCATTCCGCGTAAGGGAGGCAAGTCTCCAGTTACGGTTGTTCGCGGTGGTTACGGAATTTTTTATGATCGGTTCAACCTCACCAACTATCTGAATACGTTGCAGCTGAATGGCACCACGTGGCAGAAGCAGACGTTTATCAATCCAGGGGTGGCATGCACACCGGATCATCCAGAAAAGTGCGGAACATCGGCAGCGAGCCGAGCAACTCTGTATACGTTGGGGAACGGAATACGCAGCTCGTATACGATGCAGGCTGCGGTTGGGCTTGATCAACAGCTTGGCCGTTATGCGACGATGTCGGTCAACTACCTGAATGCGCGCGGCGCTCATGAGTTTCTGACCAGGAACTTCTATGACCCGACGACTCCCACAGTTACTCCAACGACGCCATACCGCTATCAGTATCAATCTGCAGGTGTCTTTCGACAGAACCAGTTGATGTTCAATGGCAATGCTCGTCTGCCGAAGGTGACACTGTTTGGCTTCTATGCGATCAGCTTTGCCGATGCTAATACGTCTGGTGCCGGATTCATTCCGACGAGCAACACGAATACGAAGGTTGACTATGGCCGCGCGACGTTTGCCTTCCGCCAGTTTGGCGTCTTCGGCGGCAGCCTGAACTTCCCCTATAAGATCACGGCAAGTCCGTTTATGATCGCCCAGGCCGGTACGCCGTACAACGTTATTACGGGTACCGACCCACTGGGATCTTCGGTCTACAACACGCGGCCTTACTTTGTGAACGGCGACAGTGGCAATTGCAGGAATGTAAACGACTTCAGCCTGACCCAGACGGGTAACCTGACACCAGTTCCCATCAACTACTGCACAGGTCCGGCGAACGTTACGTTCAACCTGCGTCTTGCTAAAGCCTTTGGATTTGGTCCGAAGACTGGGGCGGCTGCTGCAAGTGGCGGGCAGGGCCAAGGGCAGAACCGTCGTGGCGGTGGTGGCGACCGTGGACGCGGTCCTGGCGGCCCCGGCGGCGGTCCGATGGGCATGGGCGGCACCAGCTCAGGACATAAGTACACCTTTACGCTGGGGGCGCAGGCCTTCAACCTGTTCAATATGGTTCCGTATGGCACACCGACCAGCAGCTTGAGCTCGCCAAGGTTTGGTCAGTTCACGACGCTTGCGACGGGGCCGTTCAGCTCGCAGACGGCAGTGCGGCGCATCATGCTGCAGGCTTCCTTCAACTTCTAATCCGAAAAAGAAGAAAGGGCGCAACGGAATCTTCCGTTGCGCCCTTTCTTTTGTTTGTCGTGTTATTCCGCAGGCTTTTTCTCTACGGGAATCTTCTCTGGAGTGGTCAGCGGCTTGGTGATCTCATCGAGATAAGCCGGAGCCCCCTCAATACGCTCAAGGACTGGGTAGCGTTCGCCGTCATGATAGTTGATGTCGGCAGTCGAGACGAAGGTGTCGGACTGCAGGATGAGGTGGATGGGCTCGGTATTGCCCTTGGATTCGCGGATCGCCGCTTTCAGGGCTTCGGCTGAGAAGATGTTCCCGTTGATGGCGAGAATCTTGGCCGTTGGAGCGATGTTTGCCTTGTCCGCTGGGCTTCCCCAGCGGACGTCGGAGATCACGCCATCGCTGCCGACCCGAAGGCCGATGGAGTACCAGGTGTTGATCGCTCCGCCGCGACGGCCTCCAGCCATCGCCATCGTGCGTTCGGATGCGTTGGGCTTGTCGGTGTAGACGAGCTTGTAACCGCCGCGCTCAATGCCGGCGAGATCGGCATGTGGGTTCGGGTTGTCGATGCGCTCGTGGATGAAAGTGGCCCAGTCGTACTGGAGGACCTGATTGAGGTCGGCGATCAATTCGTCGCGGTTATAGGTGACGATGAGCGGGCCGGTGTTTCCGCCCTTAGCAAGGAAAATGTGCTGAAAATCGGTGAGGGACTTTTTGTTGTCGGTTTTCTGACGGATGAGCGTGTCGGCGTCGAGCCAGAAGAGTTCACCCTCCTGGTAGTAGTCCTGCCCTCGGCGCCAGTTTGACCAGACCGCATTATTTGCCCGCAGGATGCTGGCGGCGATGGCGGTGTCTTCCGTGGAGCGCCACTCGCGGCCGGGCTTGTAGTCGAGGTTGGCGGCCGACATGGCGAGCATGTCGCGGTACTGCGCCTGCGATTTGAGGCCCGAGCGTGCGGCGAGCACGTTGCCCATGTACTGCGTCATGCCTTCGTAGACCCAGAGCAGCGAGCCCTGCTGCATCTTGGCGAAGTCGTCCTGATAGAGGTTGTAGGGGCGGCGATACTTGCCGTTCCAGGAGTGGGTGAACTCATGCGAGAGGAGATCTGCCTCGGCGAGTTGATGTGGCTCATCGGTGAACCCCTTTTCGCCGACACCGTTATCGGAGGACTGGCCGTGCTCCAAACCCTCGCCGCCTGCGACATCCGAAAGAGTGAGCAGGAAGTGGTAGACATTGTAGTGACGGGAGTTATAGGCGGCGCCGCTCTCGCGGACGAGGTTATTCAGTTCAGCGAGCAGAGCGGGGCGCAGCTTCGAATCTTCGGCTGAGTCGGAGACGACGTCGATGTAGTGTTTCGGCGTGACCTCGGGAGCGAGCGTGAACTCGTGGAAATACTGACCGGTGATGACGGGAGAGTCTTCAAGCTGCTCAACAGTGGTGGCGGCGTAGTGGGTGGTTCCACCGGCAGGATGTTGCGGATCGTATCCATCGGTGGGCGTAAGCGCAGTGCCGATACCCCAGCCTTTGGGAACGGTGACGGAGGGCTGGATGGCAATGTCTTTGACTGGTGTGTTGGCCGGATACAGAAGCAGCTTCTCCCACTCGAGCACGGCGAGCTTCTGGCTGACGCGGGCCGTTACGATGCAATCGAGATGCGCGTGAAGGGTTGTTACGCCTGCGGGAACGGTGACGTGGTACTGGTAGAGATCTTCATCGTCGCGACGCCATGGGAGCGGCTTGCCATTGACGGTAAAGACGACGCCTGTAATGTCGCTGACCGGGCCTGTGGGGCGGTGATTGCCGGGAATCCACTTCGGGGTGGTGAGAGAGACGGCGCCGGCCGTTACCGGGATATCGATTTCAGCATGGTAGATTTTTCGCGGCGCGTCAGAGAGGTCGGCCGTGATCTGGATAGGAGCTTTCTGGGCAAAGGCAGAAGCGGCGAGCAGGGGTAGCGCAAGGGCAGTTGTACGGATTCGCATAAGTGGGTTTGTTCCTCTGTCTTATAGCGGCAGACGCTTGTGAGATGGAAGAGATGAAGAAGAGAGAGGAGGGCTTGGCAACCCTCCTCAGGTAGGTTAGGACTTGAGAGCCGATTCGATGGCTGAGACGACGGCGGGGTCGTCGGGCGTTATCTCAGGGGAGAAGCGGCCAACAACGTTTCCATTGCGGTCGACGAGAAACTTCTCGAAGTTCCACAGGATGCCCGGTTCCGGATTGGTTGAACTGTTGTGCTTGCTGGCGAGGAAACCATTGAGCTTCTGACGGAAGCCCTCGCGGGAATCTCCTGTCGCCTGCGGCCTGGCGGCAATCAGTGCCTTGTACAGCGGGTGAGTCTCCGCACCGGTAACGGCGATCTTGGAGAACATAGGGAAATTGACCGAGTAATTGGTCGTACAGAAGGTGTGGATCTCTTTGTCGGTGCCAGGCTCCTGAGCTCCGAAGTCATTGGCAGGGAAGCCGCAAACGACCAGGCCGGCGTCCTTGAAGCGTGTATGGAGTGCCTCAAGGGCAGTGTATTGCGGGGTAAGGCCGCATTGTGAAGCTACGTTAACGAGCAGAAGAACCTTACCGTGATATTCGCCGAGTGTGGCGGGTTCTCCGGTAATCCGTTGGAGGGGAACATTGTGGATATCAGCCATAGGGCTCCAGTGTAGCTCCGTTTGAAGCGAAATTGATGCGGCCGGAGTTGACGGAGGCAGTAGTATCGAATACGGCCATGACTTTTTTTGATGTACTTTTTGGACGCCCCCTTGCGACCAGTGATGAACGTGCCGAGCAGATCGGCATAGCGGCAGGAATACCGATCTTCGGGCTGGATGCCCTGACCAGCGCAGCCTACGGGCCCGAGGCAGCGATGACGCTGCTGATCCCCATGGGTCTGGCTGGAGTGGATCATATTGTTCCTGTCATTTCGGCGATCCTGATTCTGCTGGTGATCGTCTACTTCAGCTACCGGCAGACAATTGAGGCGTATCCGAGCGGCGGTGGATCGTACACGGTGGCGACCGAGAATCTTGGCGAGTTCCCTGGTCTGCTGGCTGCTGCCGCGCTGATGATCGACTACATCCTGACGGCTGCGGTGGGTATTTCGGCTGGGGTTACGGCGCTGACTTCTGCGGTGCCGAGCCTACAGCGTCATACGCTGGCAATCTGTTTAGTCATCCTGGTGATTCTGGCCATCGTGAATCTGCGTGGTGTGAAAGATACAGGCGCGGCGTTTATTCTGCCGACATTTTTCTTTGTAGGCACGCTGCTTACTCTGGTCTTCGTCGGTGCATATAAAGCCTATGTATCGGGATGGCACCCTGTTCCAGTTGTAGCTCCGCCACCTCCAGCGGTAGCGACGATGAAATATCTGAGCCTGTGGCTGCTGCTGAAGACGTTCTCCAGTGGCTGTGCGGCGATGACCGGCGTTGAAGCGGTATCGAATGGCGTGATGGCCTTCAAGGAGCCGCGAGCCAAGAATGCTCAGCGGACGCTCACCGTGATCGTCGCAACACTGATTGTGCTGCTGTTTGGCATCGCGTGGCTCTCGAAGACGTATGGCGTTACGGCGATGGATCCTGAGGCGCATCAATATCAGAGCGTGCTGAGCATCCTTACGACGACCATCTTTGGCCGCGGCTGGTTCTATTACCTGACCATGGGCAGTGTTTTGATGGCGTTGTCACTGAGCGCGAACACAGCCTTTGCGGACTTTCCTCGACTGGCACGTGCGATCTCACTGCACGATTATCTGCCGCATGTCTTTACGCTGCGTGGCCGCAGATTGCTTTATACGCATGGCGTCTATGCGCTAACCGGATTCACAGCGGTGATCCTGATCCTGTTTGGTGGTGTGACGGACCGCCTGATTCCGCTGTATGCAATTGGCGCGTTCCTGGCCTTTACGCTGTCGCAGGCCGGCATGGTCGTACACTGGCTGAAGATGGAAGACCATCCTGGCCGGATGTGGCACATGTTCGTCAACGGCTTCGGTGCCGTAGCCACAGGCATCACGCTGCTGGTGGTTCTGGTCGCGAAGTTCATGGCAGGCGCCTGGGTGACTGCGCTGCTGGTGCCTGTGCTGATCGGCATCATGATGGGGATCAAACGGCACTACACGCGCGTGAAGCGTGAGATGAAGGACATGACTCCTCTGAGCCTCGCTAATTTGCAGGAGCCGCTGGTGGTTATCCCGATGGCACGTTGGGATCGCATTGGAGAGAAGGCCTTGCGATTTGGCCTGGTGCTGTCGAAGGAGCTGAAGGTCGTTCACGTGCACTCCGACGACGAACCCGTCGGGCTGGAAGAGGATTGGGAGGAGAAAGTTCTTGCCCCGATCCGGAAAGAGGGGATCCCGGAGCCGGAGCTGGTGACGATCCCCTCGAACTACCGGTTCATCATCAATCCGCTGATGGACTACATTCTGGAGCTGGAAGCTTCCAATCCCGGCAGAAAGGTTACTGTTCTGCTGCCGGAGCTCGTGGTTCGGCACTGGTGGGAGAATGCGCTGCATAACCAGCGCGTACAGCTGTTGAAGCTGTTGTTGCTGCTCAAGGGAAATCAGCGGATCGTTGTGGTCAATATTCCCTGGTATCTGTAGAGAAAGAAGGACGGTCTCTCAGACGGAGACCGTTGTCTTCTTGTATGTCGGCGAAAGTGCGCGCAGATGCGCGACCGCTGCTGGAAGAATTTTCAATACTTCGTCGATCTCCGCTGCTGTTGTGAGCTTCGATAGTGAGAAGCGGAGCGTCGCGCGCGCACGTGTTGCGCTGAGGCCCATGGCTGTGAGAACGTGTGAAGGCTCGGAGGCTCCTGATTGGCAGGCGCTTCCTCCGCTGACCGACAGGCCCTTCAGGTCCAGTGCGATCAACAGCGCTTCCGCTTCGACGTGATCGAAGTAGATGCTTGTCGTGTTGGCGACACGAGGCGCTCCTGCACTGTTGACGCCAGTCTCATCGATCTGCGAGAGAATGCCTTGTTCCAGACGGTCACGAAGCGCTGCAAGCTTTGCCGGGCCATCTGTCTTCAGCCATTCGGTGCATAGCTCAGCTGCCTTGCCGAGTCCGACGATGCCGGGAACGTTTTCTGTGCCAGCGCGACGCTGGCGCTCGTGCGATCCTCCGTGAAACATCGGTGAGAGCCGGACGTTGCGCCGCACGTAGAGAATGCCAGTTCCCTTTGGAGCGAAGATCTTGTGTCCGGAGAGGGTGAGCATATCGGCGTGCTTCAGGATGCCATGGGGGCTAACATCGAGTGGAAGCTTACCGCCTGCCTGTACGGCGTCGGTGTGGAAGAGGGCGTCCCCAGCGTGTGCTATGGCAGCGAGCGCGTCGATAGGCTGAATGGCGCCGGTCTCGTTGTTGGCATACATGATGCTTACGAGACGCGTGTTGGGTTTGAGCGCTGCCAACAGGGTCTCCGGCTCGACGATGCCTTGCGCGTTGACAGGGACGTAGGTGACCTCGACGCCGCGAGACTCGAGCGAATGGGCGGCATGCAGGATGGCGTGATGCTCGATCGTAGAGGTGATCATGTGATCGCCTGGAGCAAGTACGCCGAACAGGGCCAGATTGTCGCTCTCGGTGCCGCCCGAGGTGAAGACAACCTCTGCAGCGCGGCAGTGCAGCATACGGGCGATGGATTCGCGCGCGTGGTCGACTGCGGCGCGAGCCTGCTGACCCTGCTGATGGATGGAACTGGCATTGCCGTAGTGCTCAAGATAGAACGGCCGCATCGCCTCGAAGACCTCGGGAAGAAGAGGCGTCGTGGCGTTGTTATCGAGATAAATGCGCTGCATACAGCTATTTTACGTCGGAAGCCGAAGATAGCGGGATTTGGGACGAATAGCAGAGCAGCCGATAGCGGGAATCTGATAGCCTGAGCGCGGTTTCGCGGCTTGGCCGCATATTCGCGAACGGAGACAGACAATGATCAAGCAGATGGTAGTTGCAATGGCGCTCGCAACCTGTTGCTTTACGACAGCACATGGGCAGGGTGGAGCAACGGCTCCTAAGATTGCTCCCGGAACGGTGATTGAGCCGTCGAAGTCTTTCGATGCGGCCCTAACCGCCTTTGAAGGACAGTTCATCGGCCTCGCGAAGGCGATGCCTGCGGAGAAGTACGGCTTCGCTCCGAGTGCAGCCATCTTTGCATCAACGCAGAAGACGGACTATCTTTCGCCAAACAATCAGGGAGTACGCAGCTTCGGCCAGATGGTAGCTCATGTTGCGCAGGCGAACTATTTCTACGCCGGTACGTTGAGCGGTTTGAAGCCCGATGTTGATGTGAAAGCAATCGGAGACTTGAAGGAAAAGGACCAGATCATTGCGGCGCTGGAAAAGTCATTCGCATTCGCGCATCAGGCTGTCGGAACCTTGACGGCGCAAAATGCCTTTGAGAGCGTGCGCGGTGTTCAAACGCGAGCCAGCCTGTCAGGAGGCATGATTGCGCATGGCTTCGATCACTACGGCCAGCTTGCCGAGTACCTGCGTATGAACGGCGTGATTCCTCCGGCAAGCGAGAAAAAGTAGTCGAAGGTAGAAGAAGTTTGTGCAGAGGGCAGCCGTAAATGGCTGCCCTCCTGCTTACCGGATGAGATCGTCGAACGAGAGGTCCTCGTCCGTCTTAGCCGTAAATGGCTGCCCTCCTGCTTACCGGATGAGATCGTCGAACGAGAGGTCCTCGTCCGTCTTTTCCTTCGAAGCGCCGCGAAGGACGAAGGTGATAGACATGCCCACATTGTCGTTGGAACGGCGCAAGCTGCGACTGTAATAACTAGACAGCGTGATATGGCGGTTCAGGGGAATATCGAGCGAGTTGATGAAACCATTGTCCTCCGTGACGTTGTAGCCGATGACAACGGTTGGACGCCCTTTGCGGTACGCGCTGTAGATCTTCTGGTCGCCGATGGGGAGTTGTTCGTAGGCATCTGCTTCAAAGACCGCGCGATGGAAGAGATTGGCTGCGATTCCAAACTGAAAATGCGCCAGCGGACCGAGCGAGGTGTAGGACTTCCTGATCTGCGTATTGACCAGGGTCGCTGAGTCTCCGCCGCCAATCTCGAGAATAGGAGTGAAGTAACGAAAGCTGTGCGAGAACTGGTTGCTGATATCGAAGGTGACACGCCCAGTCGTGAGTCCATAGGCCTCATCACCGGTAGGAGCGGTAAAAGCAATCGTATTCTCATAAGAGAACAGCCTGGGCTCAAGCTGCGTATGGAGCGCAAAGATAGCGTCGCCAAGCTCGCCGCGCTGGTTCACAAGCTTCGCATTAGGACGCGGCTTGGTCGCGCGGCTGTCTGCCAGTCGGTACATGTAGATTGGGATGCTGGCGTCGATCGAGAAGGTGTCGTTGAAGGTATAGCTGGCGGCAGGAATCGCCAGGGTTGACCATCCGGTCAAAGAATCGTGAAAACTGGAAAAGCTAATGCCCGCATTCCATCCTCGCTGCGGCGCATCCAGGTCAGGAGATTCCGTCGTCTGAGCAGGAACAAGTAGCGCTGAGGAAGAAGCCGTGGCGGTTTCGGCCGCAATAGAAGGGCTGTCCGCAGCCTGAGCCAGCGCGGCGGAGGAAGCGAGCAGAAGGATGGATATCCCGCAGTACAGACTGCGGGGAAAAGAAGTTGCCAAGAAAACATTCCTGATAAAGCGCTTTAGCTGAGGATTGCATCTTTCTGCATGGTTTGCCAAGAGTGTCTCTGGACAAACCTGCTGGTTGAAATCCTCAAAATACTGTCTGCTTAGCGGTTATCGATAGGAACGTAGGCAGAAGGATAGGCGGGGCCAACATAGTCTGCACGAGGACGGATAAGGCGATTGTCGTCGTGCTGCTCGATCACATGGGCGGCCCAGCCTGCAATGCGGCTGACAGCAAAGATCGGAGTGAAGAGGTCGATATCGATGCCGAGCAGGGTATATGTCGAAGCAGAATAGAAGTCGACGTTAGCATTCAGTTTCTTCTCCTGCTTCACAAAGAGCTCGATCTTACGCGACATGTCGAACCACTTCATGTTGCCTGCGGCCTTGCTCAGTTCCTCCGACATACGGCGCAGATGTGTCGCGCGGGGGTCTTCGGTGTGATAGACGCGGTGGCCGAAGCCAGAGATCTTCTTCTTCTCCGCGAACATCTGGCGCACATACTCTGTGGGGTCGGCGCCGGCTTTGTCGATGGCATAGAGCAGGCGCATGGTCGCCTCGTTCGCACCACCATGCAGAGGTCCCTTCAGGGCGCCGATTGCACCTGTGATTGCCGAGTGAATATCGGCCAGGGTTGCGGCGATGACGCGGGCGGCGAAGGTGCTGGCGTTCAGCTCGTGGTCGGCATGCAGAATCAACGCGATATCGAAGGTGCGAACGGCGGTCGCCGAGGGCTTTTCGCCATTGAGCATCCACAGGAAGTTGGCGGCATGGGAGAGCGATGGGTCGGCATCGACCACCGGCTTGCCTTTACGAATGCGGTCAAAGATGGCCACGATCATGGCGATCTGCGCGGTCAGACGATAGGATTTGCGAACATTCGCATCGTGCGAGTTGTCCTTCTCATCGGCGTCGTAGAGGCTCAGCATCGAGACTGCAGTGCGCAGAATCTCCATAGGAGAGCCGCTTGTAGGTACGCTGTGGAGAAGTTCGATGATCTTGGGATCAAGCTTGCGGGCGTCGGCCAGCTTCTTCGTGAAGTCTGCAAGCTCAGCCTTGTTGGGCAGTTTGCCGAACCACAGCAGATAGGTGGTCTCTTCGAAGGTGGAGTGCTGGGCCAGCTCGTGAATGTCGATGCCGCGGTAGGAGAGGACTCCTGCATCGCCGTCGATCCAGCAGATCGATGAGGTCGTGGCTACAATGCCTTCCAATCCTTTTGATGCGACAGCGGTTGCCATAATTGAGCTTCTCCAGACTGAACTTAAAGTACATTCGGTTATAGCGCAGCGGAGAAAGGATTGTCACGGTTTTACGGGCGAA is a genomic window containing:
- a CDS encoding cysteine desulfurase family protein, which gives rise to MQRIYLDNNATTPLLPEVFEAMRPFYLEHYGNASSIHQQGQQARAAVDHARESIARMLHCRAAEVVFTSGGTESDNLALFGVLAPGDHMITSTIEHHAILHAAHSLESRGVEVTYVPVNAQGIVEPETLLAALKPNTRLVSIMYANNETGAIQPIDALAAIAHAGDALFHTDAVQAGGKLPLDVSPHGILKHADMLTLSGHKIFAPKGTGILYVRRNVRLSPMFHGGSHERQRRAGTENVPGIVGLGKAAELCTEWLKTDGPAKLAALRDRLEQGILSQIDETGVNSAGAPRVANTTSIYFDHVEAEALLIALDLKGLSVSGGSACQSGASEPSHVLTAMGLSATRARATLRFSLSKLTTAAEIDEVLKILPAAVAHLRALSPTYKKTTVSV
- a CDS encoding DinB family protein, producing the protein MIKQMVVAMALATCCFTTAHGQGGATAPKIAPGTVIEPSKSFDAALTAFEGQFIGLAKAMPAEKYGFAPSAAIFASTQKTDYLSPNNQGVRSFGQMVAHVAQANYFYAGTLSGLKPDVDVKAIGDLKEKDQIIAALEKSFAFAHQAVGTLTAQNAFESVRGVQTRASLSGGMIAHGFDHYGQLAEYLRMNGVIPPASEKK
- a CDS encoding APC family permease, with amino-acid sequence MTFFDVLFGRPLATSDERAEQIGIAAGIPIFGLDALTSAAYGPEAAMTLLIPMGLAGVDHIVPVISAILILLVIVYFSYRQTIEAYPSGGGSYTVATENLGEFPGLLAAAALMIDYILTAAVGISAGVTALTSAVPSLQRHTLAICLVILVILAIVNLRGVKDTGAAFILPTFFFVGTLLTLVFVGAYKAYVSGWHPVPVVAPPPPAVATMKYLSLWLLLKTFSSGCAAMTGVEAVSNGVMAFKEPRAKNAQRTLTVIVATLIVLLFGIAWLSKTYGVTAMDPEAHQYQSVLSILTTTIFGRGWFYYLTMGSVLMALSLSANTAFADFPRLARAISLHDYLPHVFTLRGRRLLYTHGVYALTGFTAVILILFGGVTDRLIPLYAIGAFLAFTLSQAGMVVHWLKMEDHPGRMWHMFVNGFGAVATGITLLVVLVAKFMAGAWVTALLVPVLIGIMMGIKRHYTRVKREMKDMTPLSLANLQEPLVVIPMARWDRIGEKALRFGLVLSKELKVVHVHSDDEPVGLEEDWEEKVLAPIRKEGIPEPELVTIPSNYRFIINPLMDYILELEASNPGRKVTVLLPELVVRHWWENALHNQRVQLLKLLLLLKGNQRIVVVNIPWYL
- a CDS encoding TonB-dependent receptor, coding for MALRGVIKLFVYLFVALAPVAAIAQQPAGGSVHGTIVDPDSALIPGATVTLTPAKGKPVIVQSKSDGTYTAQGLAAGTYSMTVTMNGFAAFVREGVRVAAGQSVAVDVKMALQTDTQQIQVTAQSAQVSVDSDSNASSTVIKGKDLDALSDDPDELSSELSALAGPAAGPNGGQIYVDGFTGGQLPPKSSIREIRINQNPFSAQYDKLGFGRVEVFTKPGTDKYHGFYSIQGGDKSFNTSNPFLGASNNQPDYHTIFMIGSISGPINRFSSFTVGGSHRTIQDNSIVNPGGFYADPANPTVPCNPGTTGTQNCQYSTSVPESIRAVAHPQTRSDISPRIDLALGEKNTLTVRYQYEVNGQQNAGIGNTTLATAGYNAESNENTIQISDTQIVNPHVINETRFEYQRSYATQDPLSTAPTLSVQGIFTAGGSSQGTQRSTQNHIEVQNYTSVALEKHFMRLGGRLRTTSEDLTSTQGQNGTFTYSFLLDPCTDPKQTNKPSACAGVTTKCTVLSISSYQCGTPGQYAVTKINQETVHSRLTDVGLYAEDDWKPKPNLTLSAGIRYEAQNVINSNHDFAPRISFAWGIPRKGGKSPVTVVRGGYGIFYDRFNLTNYLNTLQLNGTTWQKQTFINPGVACTPDHPEKCGTSAASRATLYTLGNGIRSSYTMQAAVGLDQQLGRYATMSVNYLNARGAHEFLTRNFYDPTTPTVTPTTPYRYQYQSAGVFRQNQLMFNGNARLPKVTLFGFYAISFADANTSGAGFIPTSNTNTKVDYGRATFAFRQFGVFGGSLNFPYKITASPFMIAQAGTPYNVITGTDPLGSSVYNTRPYFVNGDSGNCRNVNDFSLTQTGNLTPVPINYCTGPANVTFNLRLAKAFGFGPKTGAAAASGGQGQGQNRRGGGGDRGRGPGGPGGGPMGMGGTSSGHKYTFTLGAQAFNLFNMVPYGTPTSSLSSPRFGQFTTLATGPFSSQTAVRRIMLQASFNF
- a CDS encoding M61 family metallopeptidase; this encodes MRIRTTALALPLLAASAFAQKAPIQITADLSDAPRKIYHAEIDIPVTAGAVSLTTPKWIPGNHRPTGPVSDITGVVFTVNGKPLPWRRDDEDLYQYHVTVPAGVTTLHAHLDCIVTARVSQKLAVLEWEKLLLYPANTPVKDIAIQPSVTVPKGWGIGTALTPTDGYDPQHPAGGTTHYAATTVEQLEDSPVITGQYFHEFTLAPEVTPKHYIDVVSDSAEDSKLRPALLAELNNLVRESGAAYNSRHYNVYHFLLTLSDVAGGEGLEHGQSSDNGVGEKGFTDEPHQLAEADLLSHEFTHSWNGKYRRPYNLYQDDFAKMQQGSLLWVYEGMTQYMGNVLAARSGLKSQAQYRDMLAMSAANLDYKPGREWRSTEDTAIAASILRANNAVWSNWRRGQDYYQEGELFWLDADTLIRQKTDNKKSLTDFQHIFLAKGGNTGPLIVTYNRDELIADLNQVLQYDWATFIHERIDNPNPHADLAGIERGGYKLVYTDKPNASERTMAMAGGRRGGAINTWYSIGLRVGSDGVISDVRWGSPADKANIAPTAKILAINGNIFSAEALKAAIRESKGNTEPIHLILQSDTFVSTADINYHDGERYPVLERIEGAPAYLDEITKPLTTPEKIPVEKKPAE
- a CDS encoding citrate synthase → MATAVASKGLEGIVATTSSICWIDGDAGVLSYRGIDIHELAQHSTFEETTYLLWFGKLPNKAELADFTKKLADARKLDPKIIELLHSVPTSGSPMEILRTAVSMLSLYDADEKDNSHDANVRKSYRLTAQIAMIVAIFDRIRKGKPVVDADPSLSHAANFLWMLNGEKPSATAVRTFDIALILHADHELNASTFAARVIAATLADIHSAITGAIGALKGPLHGGANEATMRLLYAIDKAGADPTEYVRQMFAEKKKISGFGHRVYHTEDPRATHLRRMSEELSKAAGNMKWFDMSRKIELFVKQEKKLNANVDFYSASTYTLLGIDIDLFTPIFAVSRIAGWAAHVIEQHDDNRLIRPRADYVGPAYPSAYVPIDNR
- a CDS encoding glutathione peroxidase, producing MADIHNVPLQRITGEPATLGEYHGKVLLLVNVASQCGLTPQYTALEALHTRFKDAGLVVCGFPANDFGAQEPGTDKEIHTFCTTNYSVNFPMFSKIAVTGAETHPLYKALIAARPQATGDSREGFRQKLNGFLASKHNSSTNPEPGILWNFEKFLVDRNGNVVGRFSPEITPDDPAVVSAIESALKS